One genomic window of Methanosalsum zhilinae DSM 4017 includes the following:
- a CDS encoding GAF domain-containing protein has translation MSIRNEYSLIFRNSPHGIFHFNTNDVITDCNEKMANILRLPTEKIIGYRLDEVFENDLIFSSLKDVFFKKRTHYEGDLELKDGKKSIKIKIDCSQNISDDGSIVGGICIAEDITRHKKLEDALKLDESRLESLLKLNMISDKATMQEITDFVHEAAVNLTGSKIGYVAFLNEDETVFTMHTWSNSVMKECSVPNKKFVYPIETTGLWGEPVRQRKPIIINDYQSFNSLKKGYPPGHVELERYMSVPVFDDDRIVATAGVGNKDEDYDRADVRQLRLLMQGMWKIIQRKKSLEKLRSYAEELERSNELKELFLDILRHDLLNPAGVVKGYIDLLIGQEKDHSKIQVLKTIERNNNKVIKMIEDASRFAKLDSIEDIEFETFDIGLMLKNVVDSFSPQIDEKEMDVDFQSEGVYLAQANPIIEEVFVNIFSNAIKYSPEKSRIIIDILDAGKYWKIMVTDFGEGIDEKSKPFIFERFKRMNKPGIKGTGLGLTIVKKIIDLHGTQVGVEDNPQGKGSVFWFTVNKA, from the coding sequence ATGAGTATCAGAAATGAATATTCACTGATTTTCAGAAATTCTCCACATGGAATATTTCATTTTAACACCAATGATGTCATTACTGATTGTAATGAAAAAATGGCAAATATTCTTAGGCTGCCCACTGAGAAAATAATTGGTTATAGGTTAGATGAAGTTTTTGAGAATGATCTTATTTTCAGTAGCCTTAAAGACGTATTCTTCAAAAAAAGAACTCATTATGAAGGAGACCTTGAACTAAAAGATGGCAAAAAGTCAATTAAAATAAAGATAGATTGCAGTCAGAATATATCAGATGATGGCTCTATCGTTGGGGGTATCTGCATTGCTGAAGATATCACCCGACATAAAAAATTAGAAGATGCCCTGAAATTGGATGAGTCCAGACTTGAAAGTCTGTTAAAGCTCAATATGATCAGTGATAAAGCAACAATGCAGGAAATCACAGATTTTGTCCATGAAGCTGCAGTTAACCTCACCGGGAGCAAAATTGGATATGTTGCGTTTCTAAATGAAGATGAGACTGTCTTTACAATGCATACATGGTCAAACAGCGTAATGAAAGAGTGTTCAGTTCCAAATAAGAAATTTGTTTATCCAATTGAAACGACCGGATTGTGGGGAGAGCCGGTAAGGCAGCGAAAGCCTATAATCATCAATGATTATCAATCATTCAATTCACTTAAAAAAGGATATCCCCCGGGACATGTAGAACTGGAACGCTATATGAGCGTTCCTGTATTTGATGATGATAGAATTGTGGCAACAGCTGGTGTTGGAAACAAGGATGAAGACTATGACCGAGCAGATGTACGTCAATTGAGATTGTTAATGCAGGGAATGTGGAAAATCATTCAGCGAAAAAAGTCGCTGGAAAAGCTAAGATCATATGCTGAGGAATTGGAACGCTCCAATGAATTGAAAGAATTGTTTCTGGATATTCTTCGTCATGATCTATTAAATCCAGCAGGCGTTGTAAAGGGATATATAGACCTTTTAATTGGCCAGGAAAAAGATCATTCGAAAATTCAGGTCCTTAAGACAATTGAACGTAACAACAATAAAGTTATAAAAATGATTGAAGATGCTTCCAGGTTTGCTAAGTTGGATTCTATTGAGGATATTGAATTTGAAACATTTGACATAGGACTTATGCTTAAAAATGTAGTTGATAGTTTTTCCCCACAGATCGATGAAAAAGAAATGGATGTGGATTTTCAGTCTGAGGGAGTATATCTTGCCCAGGCAAACCCGATTATAGAAGAGGTTTTTGTAAATATTTTTTCCAATGCAATAAAATACAGTCCAGAAAAAAGTAGAATAATCATCGATATTCTGGATGCAGGTAAGTATTGGAAGATCATGGTAACCGACTTTGGTGAAGGGATTGATGAAAAATCCAAGCCCTTTATTTTTGAAAGGTTTAAACGAATGAACAAACCAGGCATTAAGGGTACAGGCCTGGGACTTACGATAGTTAAAAAGATCATTGATCTTCATGGAACGCAGGTCGGAGTTGAAGATAACCCCCAGGGTAAGGGGAGTGTATTCTGGTTTACTGTTAATAAAGCGTAA
- a CDS encoding type II/IV secretion system ATPase subunit, which produces MISISKILQSLRKSEQQNKICNYKLVNTSNERKVILNCKKCSFSSDLNDKSCLDNIIHVLLKEPYIDRLVLSHLYEREYEKESLTILKEFAYFCDFINAYNNAALTDSGCTYPEKLKCQIARKEIIDALIAQSFKDPLQIMDILFEQNGTKIEGHILDNLPDHSECNSCIEQFNFILNEIKQKALITKNRLKAQKQKAAISDYNTQIRSYVRPSFSTSRIYAEPPDNTEFIECYDIQYKKGRELEISIYAFNDRPEKLYFIKPFEYFLDPLDLSTIERIRKKIIRHRPDDLSFADPANSREYFRQIAKRILLEDTELYGNYLNPSRVDIYSDLLAKYTSGLGILEDILSDPRVTDVYINAPADSNPVNVVIDDEECITNVFLSQNDLDSMVSRFRAISGRPFGEATPVLEMKLDDPDVRVSVIGDPLSSNGLAYAFRKHAHTPWTLPKLISSGTISPLAAGLLSFMAEGQSSILIAGDVGAGKTSLLSSMIAEIPQKYRILTIEDTPEIPVKPLQNLGWKIQGMNSQSSIMKSNAEMTPEVALRAALRLGNSSLVIGEVRGTEVRVLYEAMQVGTAGNSVMGTIHGASAKAVYERIINTLKVPSSSFKATDAIVICSSTRTAGEMNKKKRVTQIAEVNDLITSEYSSDNMFSDLFTYSSSKDSLVSADILDRGQSALVNKIASKMGISIDDASKNIQLRAKIKEKVADWGNKNPEIMEIEALSIANNMFWLLMDEQKQNDILDYNFVFKRWLEWFEDFAQNMTENHSYTYYSFTE; this is translated from the coding sequence TTGATATCCATAAGTAAGATATTGCAATCACTTAGGAAAAGTGAACAGCAAAATAAAATATGTAACTACAAGCTGGTTAATACTAGCAATGAAAGAAAAGTGATATTAAACTGTAAGAAATGTTCATTCTCATCAGACTTAAACGATAAATCCTGTCTTGATAATATAATCCATGTCCTCTTAAAAGAGCCGTATATTGATAGACTGGTACTTTCCCATCTGTATGAAAGAGAATATGAAAAGGAAAGTCTGACGATCTTAAAAGAATTTGCATATTTCTGTGATTTCATAAATGCTTATAACAACGCAGCGCTAACAGACAGCGGATGTACATATCCTGAGAAATTAAAATGTCAAATAGCAAGAAAAGAGATTATTGATGCTTTGATCGCGCAGTCATTTAAGGATCCTCTGCAAATAATGGATATTCTGTTTGAACAAAATGGAACTAAAATTGAAGGGCATATATTAGATAATCTTCCAGATCATTCAGAATGTAACAGCTGTATTGAACAATTCAATTTTATACTAAATGAAATCAAACAGAAAGCACTTATTACCAAAAATAGATTAAAGGCTCAAAAACAAAAAGCAGCCATATCTGACTACAATACCCAGATAAGATCTTATGTAAGGCCCTCTTTTTCAACTTCCAGAATATATGCAGAGCCTCCCGACAATACTGAATTTATAGAGTGTTATGACATTCAGTACAAAAAAGGAAGAGAGCTGGAAATATCCATATATGCATTCAATGATCGACCAGAAAAACTCTATTTCATAAAACCTTTCGAATATTTTCTGGATCCTTTAGACCTGAGTACAATAGAAAGAATCAGAAAAAAAATAATACGGCATCGTCCAGATGATCTAAGTTTTGCAGATCCAGCTAATTCAAGGGAATATTTCAGGCAGATAGCAAAAAGGATACTATTAGAAGATACAGAATTATATGGGAACTACCTGAATCCTTCCAGGGTAGATATTTATTCAGACCTTCTGGCAAAATACACAAGCGGACTGGGGATCCTCGAAGATATACTGTCAGATCCCCGTGTAACTGATGTGTATATCAATGCACCTGCAGACAGCAATCCAGTTAATGTGGTGATAGATGATGAAGAATGTATAACTAACGTATTTCTCTCCCAGAATGATCTGGATTCAATGGTCTCACGCTTTAGAGCCATCAGTGGAAGACCTTTTGGGGAAGCTACTCCGGTCCTGGAGATGAAGCTTGATGATCCAGATGTAAGAGTTTCAGTTATTGGAGATCCTTTAAGCTCTAATGGACTTGCATATGCATTCCGAAAACATGCACATACTCCATGGACACTCCCAAAGCTGATCAGTTCAGGAACAATTTCACCCCTTGCTGCAGGACTTCTAAGCTTTATGGCTGAAGGACAGTCATCCATACTGATTGCTGGAGATGTCGGGGCCGGAAAAACGTCGCTACTGAGTTCCATGATCGCCGAGATCCCTCAAAAATACAGAATACTTACAATTGAAGACACCCCTGAAATTCCTGTGAAACCGCTTCAAAATCTTGGATGGAAGATTCAGGGAATGAATTCCCAATCATCGATCATGAAATCAAATGCGGAAATGACACCTGAAGTTGCATTGCGTGCAGCTCTAAGGCTTGGAAATTCATCGCTTGTCATAGGAGAAGTAAGAGGTACTGAGGTCAGAGTCCTTTATGAAGCCATGCAGGTAGGTACTGCAGGAAATTCTGTAATGGGTACAATTCATGGAGCTTCAGCAAAGGCCGTTTATGAAAGAATAATAAATACACTGAAAGTACCATCTTCTTCATTCAAGGCTACTGATGCAATTGTGATATGCTCAAGCACGAGAACGGCTGGTGAAATGAACAAGAAAAAACGGGTAACTCAGATCGCGGAAGTAAATGATCTGATCACTTCTGAATACAGTAGTGATAATATGTTTTCTGACCTTTTTACTTACAGTTCATCAAAAGATTCACTGGTATCTGCAGACATTCTTGACCGGGGACAATCTGCACTGGTCAATAAGATTGCATCGAAAATGGGAATCTCAATAGACGATGCATCAAAAAACATTCAACTAAGAGCAAAAATAAAAGAAAAAGTTGCAGACTGGGGTAACAAAAACCCTGAAATTATGGAAATAGAAGCTTTGAGCATTGCAAATAATATGTTCTGGCTCTTGATGGATGAGCAAAAACAGAATGATATATTGGATTATAACTTTGTTTTCAAAAGATGGTTGGAATGGTTTGAGGATTTTGCACAGAACATGACAGAAAATCATTCATATACGTACTACTCTTTTACGGAGTGA